The Pseudophaeobacter arcticus DSM 23566 genome includes a region encoding these proteins:
- a CDS encoding DUF1127 domain-containing protein, whose amino-acid sequence MTSSATQSPSHTSYLNSRPALPVLAQVAVAFAVLVTKWSIRHKTRTELRHLSAEQLNDIGISRAEAHYQATLPFWRP is encoded by the coding sequence ATGACTTCTTCTGCAACCCAGAGCCCCTCGCACACCTCCTACCTGAACAGCCGCCCTGCTTTGCCGGTGCTGGCACAGGTCGCCGTTGCCTTTGCAGTCCTCGTCACCAAATGGTCCATCCGTCACAAGACGCGAACAGAGCTGCGCCATCTTAGCGCAGAGCAACTGAATGACATTGGGATCTCCCGCGCAGAAGCCCATTATCAAGCGACTCTTCCGTTCTGGCGCCCTTGA
- the alr gene encoding alanine racemase, translated as MTDHPNDSAWCEISPVQISQNLRHTLDRLPAQTRLCAVIKADAYGHGIENVVPVLMAQGVRHIGISSNAEARAVRVAGFSGAILRLRTATPDEVESALGDDVEELVGSEEGLRAIRDRLGGRALPKLHISLNANGMSRDGLELSTQQGRRACGNILKLGAGRIVGLCTHFPSNHSDELAENIARFQQDIAWVFANSSLRRQDVLTHAGSTLTLASGCDPQVDMMRCGAILFGIAGPSAEFHPALTLKSQVISVGSYPKGSTIGYDRTAVLRRDRRLASVALGYANGYSRQLAQGAEVLIRGQNCPVMGAISMNTIVADVTELPEVAISDEVVAFGQQGGREIGSQTIERLSGTIMADLFSDWGQRNPRFICDRAAPNV; from the coding sequence ATGACTGACCACCCAAACGACAGCGCCTGGTGCGAGATCTCCCCGGTGCAGATCTCGCAGAACCTGCGCCATACTCTGGATCGGCTGCCTGCGCAGACCCGGCTTTGTGCCGTTATCAAGGCGGATGCCTATGGGCATGGCATTGAAAACGTGGTGCCTGTGTTGATGGCCCAGGGGGTGCGCCATATCGGGATCTCTTCCAACGCCGAGGCCCGCGCGGTGCGGGTGGCTGGTTTTAGCGGGGCGATCCTGCGCCTGCGCACGGCCACACCAGATGAGGTCGAAAGCGCCCTGGGGGATGATGTCGAAGAGCTGGTAGGATCAGAAGAGGGGCTGCGGGCGATCCGGGACAGGCTGGGGGGGAGAGCCCTGCCAAAGCTGCATATCTCATTGAATGCCAATGGTATGTCGCGCGATGGGCTGGAGTTGTCGACACAGCAGGGGCGGCGTGCCTGTGGCAATATTCTGAAACTGGGGGCCGGGCGCATTGTCGGGCTCTGCACCCATTTTCCGTCAAATCATAGCGATGAGCTGGCGGAAAATATTGCAAGATTTCAACAGGATATTGCCTGGGTTTTTGCCAATAGCAGCCTGCGGCGTCAGGATGTTTTGACCCATGCCGGCAGTACATTGACCCTGGCTTCTGGATGCGATCCGCAGGTCGATATGATGCGCTGTGGCGCCATCCTGTTTGGCATCGCTGGTCCCAGCGCAGAGTTCCATCCCGCATTGACCTTGAAATCCCAGGTGATCAGCGTCGGATCCTACCCCAAAGGCAGCACAATCGGCTATGATCGAACCGCCGTTTTGCGCCGGGACAGGCGGCTTGCCAGCGTTGCTTTGGGCTATGCCAATGGTTACAGCCGTCAGCTTGCACAGGGGGCCGAGGTGCTGATCCGGGGACAGAACTGCCCGGTGATGGGGGCGATCTCGATGAATACCATCGTGGCCGATGTGACTGAGCTGCCCGAGGTTGCGATCAGTGATGAGGTGGTCGCCTTTGGCCAGCAGGGGGGGCGAGAGATCGGATCCCAGACGATTGAACGGCTTAGCGGCACCATCATGGCCGATCTCTTTTCCGATTGGGGGCAACGCAATCCACGTTTTATTTGTGACCGCGCTGCCCCAAATGTCTAG
- a CDS encoding histone deacetylase family protein yields the protein MKAIFDARQWHHDPKHFMANGKAQPNPEQPKRIEVLQNGALAAGCTFSEPQDAGLGPIAAVHTAEYLTFLKNIYRRWQYIKDAGEEVIPNIHPANRSDSYPKSATGQSGYHQADTACPIAKGTWEAAYWSAQSAISGADHLREGGQSAYVLARPPGHHAFADMAGGFCFLNNSGIAAQRLAAAGLRPAIVDVDVHHGNGTQGIFYNRDDVLTVSLHADPDRFYPFFWGHAQERGAGAGLGYNLNLPLARGTDDEGFLKALDVALERVTLFGADVVVVALGLDASIDDPFQGLAVTKEGFSRIGAAFANLGLPVLFVQEGGYLSASLGENLTRCLTGYQSAT from the coding sequence ATGAAAGCGATCTTTGACGCGCGCCAATGGCACCACGACCCCAAGCATTTTATGGCCAACGGCAAGGCGCAGCCAAACCCGGAACAGCCCAAACGCATTGAGGTTCTTCAAAACGGAGCACTGGCGGCGGGCTGCACATTCTCGGAGCCGCAGGATGCGGGTCTCGGCCCGATTGCTGCGGTGCATACGGCGGAATATCTGACCTTTCTCAAGAATATCTACCGCCGTTGGCAATATATCAAAGATGCAGGCGAAGAGGTGATCCCCAATATTCACCCTGCCAACCGCAGCGACAGCTACCCCAAATCGGCCACCGGCCAGTCGGGTTACCATCAGGCAGATACCGCCTGTCCAATCGCCAAGGGCACCTGGGAGGCGGCCTATTGGTCGGCGCAATCGGCCATTTCAGGTGCCGATCACCTGCGCGAAGGCGGCCAATCCGCCTATGTTCTGGCCCGTCCACCGGGGCATCACGCCTTTGCCGATATGGCCGGGGGATTTTGCTTTCTGAACAATTCCGGCATCGCGGCCCAACGGCTGGCCGCAGCCGGGCTGCGGCCGGCGATTGTCGATGTGGATGTGCATCACGGCAACGGCACCCAAGGCATATTCTACAATCGTGATGACGTGTTGACCGTCTCACTTCATGCAGACCCCGACCGGTTTTACCCGTTCTTCTGGGGCCACGCCCAGGAGCGTGGCGCGGGCGCGGGGCTGGGCTATAACCTCAATCTGCCGCTGGCGCGCGGCACCGATGATGAGGGCTTTCTCAAGGCGCTTGATGTTGCGCTGGAACGGGTGACCCTGTTTGGCGCCGATGTCGTGGTGGTGGCTCTGGGGCTGGATGCCTCTATTGATGATCCGTTTCAGGGGCTTGCCGTGACGAAAGAGGGGTTCTCTCGTATTGGCGCGGCCTTTGCAAATCTTGGCCTGCCGGTGCTGTTTGTCCAGGAGGGCGGATACCTGAGCGCCAGTCTTGGCGAAAACCTGACCCGCTGCCTGACAGGCTATCAAAGCGCCACTTGA
- the speD gene encoding adenosylmethionine decarboxylase encodes MSDTTDLPPGLTSQPAPSHTGQADTGPADTGRPRQATAATLVALAQADRTDHFICRDNKVFAGTHLIIEVMEGTGLDCEARIQDAFRRAAALCGATLLHIHTHKFSPQGVSGVAVLGESHITVHTWPEIGYGAFDVFMCGDADPWKAVEVFKDTFDTEEVAVRELLRGAELLSGPGA; translated from the coding sequence GTGAGTGATACCACTGACCTCCCCCCCGGGTTGACGTCACAGCCAGCCCCATCACACACAGGCCAGGCAGACACAGGCCCGGCGGACACAGGCCGCCCCCGCCAGGCCACTGCGGCAACCTTGGTGGCGCTGGCGCAGGCCGATCGCACAGATCACTTTATCTGCCGTGACAATAAGGTCTTTGCCGGCACCCATCTCATCATCGAGGTGATGGAAGGGACCGGGCTGGACTGCGAAGCCCGCATTCAGGACGCTTTTCGTCGGGCAGCCGCCCTATGTGGCGCAACCCTGCTGCATATCCATACCCACAAATTCTCTCCGCAGGGTGTTTCGGGCGTTGCGGTTCTCGGGGAAAGCCATATCACCGTCCACACTTGGCCAGAGATCGGCTATGGCGCCTTTGATGTGTTCATGTGCGGCGATGCCGACCCCTGGAAGGCGGTTGAGGTGTTCAAAGACACCTTTGACACAGAGGAGGTCGCGGTACGCGAGCTGTTGCGCGGCGCCGAGCTGCTGTCAGGTCCCGGCGCTTAA
- a CDS encoding amidohydrolase yields MTTALSNTQLAYLQSLRRELHQSPEISGEEAETAARITQELTRAGADRIWTGLGGHGVAAEFRGRQDGPTVMIRCELDALPIPEISQAPYRSRVDGKGHLCGHDGHMVMVLGVALALKTRPALGRVILLFQPAEETGAGAAAVINDPRWPELRPDFAFAYHNVPGRPLGEIGLCQGVSNCASRGMKIRFDGKTSHAAAPEDGVSPGLVIADLMQRLPLLGPGGEMGDDFALATLTHAQLGEASFGIAPGAGELRMTLRSQTDARMARLVQEAEAQLARALAKAAKQAGDVSGSVTWHDVFLATVNEDSALAIATRAASSLGLSTVAMRHPMRWSEDFGRFGLDGAKAAMVFIGSGEAQPQLHNPNYDFPDGLTPIGVALLVEIVDQLLAEQGDAHPAPKILQLSDVPND; encoded by the coding sequence ATGACAACCGCACTCTCCAACACTCAGTTGGCATATCTCCAGTCCCTGCGCCGGGAGCTGCACCAAAGCCCCGAGATCTCGGGCGAGGAGGCTGAAACCGCGGCGCGTATCACTCAGGAGCTGACGCGCGCCGGGGCGGACCGGATCTGGACCGGGCTTGGCGGCCATGGCGTCGCGGCGGAATTCCGGGGTCGGCAGGACGGGCCGACAGTCATGATCCGCTGCGAGCTGGACGCTTTGCCGATCCCTGAAATCTCGCAGGCGCCCTATCGCTCGCGGGTGGATGGCAAGGGGCATCTGTGTGGCCATGATGGCCATATGGTGATGGTGCTGGGGGTGGCGCTGGCGCTAAAAACCCGCCCTGCCTTGGGCCGGGTGATCCTGCTGTTCCAACCGGCAGAAGAGACCGGCGCCGGGGCCGCTGCGGTGATAAATGACCCGCGCTGGCCGGAGCTGAGACCTGATTTTGCCTTTGCCTATCATAATGTTCCGGGTCGACCTTTAGGTGAAATTGGTCTGTGCCAGGGGGTGAGTAACTGTGCCTCTCGTGGGATGAAGATCCGCTTTGACGGCAAAACCTCCCATGCGGCAGCGCCCGAAGATGGGGTCTCGCCGGGCTTGGTGATCGCAGATCTGATGCAGCGCCTGCCACTGCTGGGTCCAGGTGGTGAAATGGGGGATGATTTTGCCCTGGCGACACTGACCCATGCGCAGCTTGGCGAGGCAAGTTTTGGCATCGCACCGGGCGCCGGGGAGCTGCGCATGACCCTGCGCAGCCAGACCGATGCCAGGATGGCGCGCCTGGTGCAGGAGGCAGAGGCGCAGCTGGCGCGGGCCTTGGCAAAGGCTGCAAAGCAGGCCGGGGATGTGTCTGGCAGTGTGACTTGGCACGATGTGTTTTTGGCCACCGTAAATGAGGACAGCGCTCTCGCTATTGCCACCAGGGCCGCCTCCAGCCTTGGCCTGTCCACAGTGGCAATGCGCCATCCGATGCGCTGGTCAGAAGACTTTGGCCGTTTTGGCCTGGATGGCGCCAAGGCGGCGATGGTGTTTATCGGATCCGGCGAAGCACAGCCACAGTTGCATAACCCGAACTACGACTTCCCGGATGGCTTGACCCCAATCGGCGTGGCCCTGTTGGTTGAAATTGTCGACCAGCTGCTGGCGGAGCAAGGCGATGCTCATCCCGCGCCCAAAATCCTCCAGCTGTCAGATGTGCCCAATGACTGA